TTCATCTTATTGGCTGATGTAAAAATTAACATATCTAGGACGAGggtattactcgtattatgtattatcatttatcaatttCGCACTGCCGCCAGCGATAAAAGTTAAATAGGGTAATTACACGTACGTCTTTATTTTCTCATGCCTAATTGGAATATGACTCCTTGGTGGGAGACGATTGCATATTTTGCAAATATTGGAAGGGAAGGAGTATTTtgacgatttgaaatttgataatttattttaatgtcGTTCATGTTTCCACTTGGGTTTTTTTGCCGAATGAACTGTAGCATCTTTCATGTACAGAAATGTCTGGTGATTTGTGTAAAATGTAGGAATGAATTACGCAGTTGCGTAATAGAAATTGACGATGCGAGCAGAGTAAATAAGAAAAGAGATAATTAACACGATGAAAAACTACTCTGTGATATGTTTAATAGTACATGTAATGCGATGGCGATGTAGACAAAAGTTGAAGattgagataatttttcaacgatggGCTTTTCCGCTGCTCGCCGATTAGACTGCGTTTTATGTGTACTCGACATCAGAAAAGATAACAGAAAGCTTCCGTTTGGATTATCACGTTGTTCATTggatttgctgaaaaaaaaacacgtgtttGTGTCAGGTATCGTGTGCAATtggcaaaatgaaatttttgttgtgaAAAAGTTTCATCCAGTTGGTAGTTTTCAATGATTCTATTCTCTGACAGTACTTTTACTTTTCGTCATCGtttcagttttctaaaaatattgatttcGTGTTacgaattcatcaaaattttgaagaacaaAGATTTCACTAAGTAAATTATAGACTAGTTTTTGGAGGGGAAGAGGGAGTGTAATCTAATCTCGTAAGCAAGTTATGTTTTTCCATTCAATAAACAGATAGAATAAAAGAAGATGACACTTCATTGCGGTTCTGCTGTTTCTGGCTATGTACTAGTTATTATTTtatgtttgaaatattttaattttaaattacagcTCGACTaatattttcgttttcttcTGTTTACAGAATCAGAACCATTCGATTGGTTTGCGACAGAGAAATCTATCGATTTGCCATTTTTCGACAACGTACCATCCCCGCAACAGTACTACAACCCgcagaaattgcaaaataatgTGCAGAGATTCCACAACTACGCGTTCCAGGCTGCGAACGAGATTAAAAATGAACCGGAAATGCCGAACGGCGAATTCAGTTACGATGGAGCGTTGACCGGATTGAGAGGACCGCCGCTAACGTTAACATCCGCAGCGGCACCTTCTCCGCAACATCTGTTCGTGTACACGTCTCCGGTGCACACGCAGTCTTCGGTGGCGCAGCCGACCACATCGGTGGCTCCGGGTCCGATATCACCGATGACCAGCGTGCCACTTCCATCGATGACGACGATACCGATGCCTCTGCCGAGTCCGGTGTCGCCGGTATCTCCGGTACCGAGCATCGAATCGGCTTGGGTAAAAGCGGAAACCCTTACTCCGCCCGACAGTCCTAAAGATGacgaaattctgaaattattgCAAGAGATCGAAACCGACGAAATCGGGCAGTTGGCGATGGCGCGCAAAATACTGCAGGAAATCGAGCCGGACGAGTTAGAGCAGTTGGTGATGACCAGGGTGGATGACATGACGTCCACGTACTCGGAGAAATCATGTTCGATGGACGATTTCTCAGATTGCGGCGGAGCGTCAAGTCCGAGTCAGGGTTCGGATAGCGGCTTAGACGATCCGGAATGGTCGCCGCCTCGTAGAATGAAATCGGTCAGCGGATACAGCTCGGCGGCCAGCTCTAGCACGGCTAGTGGTACCACATCTAGTAGGCGGAAGTCTAAACCGTACTCGAGACCGCCTCCCGAAGATCGTAAGATAAGGAAAAAAGAACAGAATAAGAATGCGGCCACGAGATACAGGATGAAAAAGAAAGCCGAAGTCGAAGAAGTCCGCAACGAAGAGAAACAACTAGAAGATAGGAATAAGGAGTTGAAGGACAAGTTGGAGGATATTAATCGCGAAGTGAAATACCTGAAATCTCTGATGCGCGATGTGTACCGCAAGAAAGGGTTGATTAAGTAAGAATTTCCGAATACCGGGTTCGCCGTTCTCATTTTTTCGCttccattattttaaaaattgaaaaaaaattactcatttggatttttcattttttttttcgggtttGGTACGATCAGTATTGTTAATTGGCAcctaactatttttttttcattttatcgccTTCAACTGAAGTAATGGTAATTTTGTTTCTGCTATTTTACGTTCTAAGataattggtatttttagaGTTGTTATGTATTAAGTTTGTTAGCGATGGtcttgatgattttatttttttcctgctACATGCTGCGGTAGTAAGCTTTTAATCATGTTTATTTTtcggttgattttttaaacttaagATCCAAAATCGTACAACAGAATATCATTTAGAATGATGGTGATCCGATTAAACCgcagtattttttttgctaaactAAAATAAGTACTCGAGTATTTCGAAAAGATGGTAAAAAACATCACTACACTGTACCTATCTGTACGTCTGACGACATAGGCCAGTCCAAAAGAGTCGAATTGCTACTGCTTTTCGAGATGCTCCCATCTTTTTCCATCTAATTGGTAGAAGAACGAAATTAATTAAGTACATCAGTTTCACGTccatttttccgatttttaaaGATACAGgagttggtaaattttgttgggattaatttttgatttatcaaCGTTGTTTTATCGCATAACGATACCAAAGGACTGTTTATTTTCTAGTTAAATACGatgatggatttttaaattggaattttaacctttttttttcgctgcttttttttttgttcatttatttgaaaactgGAGTTGATAGCGCTGAATTATTTACACGAGTTGATTTAATATCAGTCCATCTTGGATCGATGGAATCGAATTTATGACGCTCTTTTCACAGAGCTGAAGATTAAGATACGTGGATCCGAACGAATGATGTTAGATCGACCATTCAAACGTGAAGACTATTCGCTGAGGTTATTTAGAATTTGGTAGTTAGGATATTATAAGCTGAGAAGATTATTGCGTAAGATTATACAAGTATAAcgttttttaatgatttctttTTATCGCTTTATTCTACAAATAAAAAACTATCCTAGATCGATGTGTGGATTTTTTGTTGTTGGAATATCTGTACTTACCTtacaattgaaaatattcatactCAATTCGTGCAATTAAAACGAATGGTGTTCGAGTATCGATGAATGTTCTTATTTTCATAATGCATAATTATGTGCAACGTAGAAAGTTTTGACTCATATTATACGACGAGCTGATTGAAATGTTAtgagaatgatgaaaaaacgcTTTCATGAAACAATGCTTATCAAAATTGATGACTTGGCAAATATTCAAAACTCgtgctttcattttttcttttcttcccttcttgaaaaaaaaatgaaaaagatggCATTTGCTTAATTACATTTATTTACTCACACTTTACAGTACCTAGGTAatgcaattaaaaaattaattaatgcaTCGAAGATTCtcgatttttatcatttatggTACGTACTATGCATGTTGGTATATTAGTGTTGattcaatagaaaaatttataattacttCAATAAAGGTAAATTGAAATAGTAGGGCTATTCCTTCCAAGATAAATCAAAGGAAATGTACTTGGGTGTAATAATGTAGCATGATATCATTTACAGCAAATTGTATCTGTGTATAACATACCTAGTTGATTAATTCTGTGATATTATTACCTCCGTATCAAAGTTTGCATTACCTATGTTATTAAATGCAACATTCGCGAGCGATATTCTACACTCATCCAGAAAAGTAAACGCTTAGCcgcttaggtacctatagatagCAATAAATGTTGCTTCAGAATTTTTAGGTGTTGAGGTCCTTGACTACCCACATTTTAATATGcagtttgtttttattatttcattaaaatgaaagGTTAGAGGGCTAGGAAAGATGATATTGCAAGAAACGGATGCATATTgcataatacctacctacctaaactgATAAACTCGGCAAAATCATTATGTAGGTTAAGATTTCGGTTTTGAGAGGGAAGGCGAATGCCCTGGTTCGGTCTCTATGATCTTAAAGCTTGGAAACTGTGGTTATCAGTGTGGTCCTTCAGTCCTGATCAAATAATCTGATAAAAAGCTCTGTAACTACAGGTAAAGAAACAAAAGTAGAATGATGTAacgatatttaaaaatttcatttatggTCAAGGCATATAACTTtcaaaggttttaaaaattccctAGAGAAATCTGTGAAAGTTTAAGTTAACGTGACgttgctcaaaaattgaatttttttcgccaacGACCACGCTTTTGAATGCAGCACAACAGAGCAGGAAACGTTACTGATGtgtgtatgtatgtaatgtacctatgtgTTTTAATATTATTCTGTATATAAATGTGATATGGACGAATGAAAAGTTTGATTAGATTTATAAAGGTAGAAGGGAGATTTCCACGCgaataaatcttcaaaaatttaaacgacTGCTACATATGTAGGTTAggtataaggtacctacctaacaaggTTCTTTGATCTTCCTTACACGTTTCTCTCGTCTGCTACAAACACTAGTACCTACAGCTTAATGATATATCTTGGAGTAATACTTTGTTTTGCTGTTTATAAAACtgggtaaaaattattttctagaCTAGAAACGAGCTTCGTATACGTGAACTCGAGCTTTGGTTCGTTGTTCGTTTATTGAAATTCTCTGCTGAGTATAAGATTCTGATACTTATTCAActtattccaaaattaaaagGTGTCTAAGTGTGAGGACAAGGAGACGGGAAACGAGAAACTGCGAACGCGTTGGGTGCTTTTTAAATTATTACATTTCCGTTCATCTGTGTCGAgtcgtgttttaaaaaaaaatatctaccacTGACATGTtgtttcaaaatctttcaaaatacgataaattttcattccgCGCGTCTTTTTATAAACACATATAAAACACTCGCTTCAACGATATTATTAAATAGAATTcaacgatgaaaaatgaaaattcgtcgCTATACTGTGTTAGGAGAACTTGGCCTGTATGAATGTAGGGCATTGTTTTCTTGGCATTCTCGACGTGGTCTGCAGGGTTCTAGGAGGAAGTAAAATTATAGAACTTacaaaatattaggtaggtacacctctttcaattttgcaaattgaTTTTGCAATTGCAAGCTAAAATGTTTAAacttttccattcatttttttctttgaggCAATTAAGTAATATTCTATGTAAATTGAATCGGTCATCTTTGAAGTTAAACCAAATACCTAAATCATGAtttgatttagaaaattatcATCTGAATTTCATTCATACCTAAtagatttcatttcattcaatattttgaaaaatttttactcaaattttattgaaaaattaaatatttatttatgttttgtatgcttaaaaataatcataaatttaaaaaaaaaattgaaaaatgtaaaatgagcatgaaaacatttttttaaaatgaatttttacatgtCTTGAAAGGTGAGAAATTGCATTCAATATTACCTATTCAAttgaaagaaatcgaaaatcttgAATACGTTGAAGATTTATGAATTGCCAATTGAatgatgcattttttatttaattcatcACGAACCATCTGTAATATTCAAGTAAGTGCACCTacctgtaattttgaaaatttattattttccttgttttttgaaattcgtcttGAAAGGAACTGCCataattaattttctgaaaaagaaaccCCCAAAGGaagagacgaaaaaaaattattctcgacAACACGTAACACGTGTcattaaacaaacaaaaatgtcGTCGAGGAAATTTACACAAATCGTTTcaaatttcatataattttctcGCATAAACGTTAACTAGTAAACAATTAGCAAAAGCCGGCTTAAAACATGTTTCGAAAGTGTAATCCGTTGAACATTATAATTTGAAACATTCAACGGTATAGTTGCAGAAAcgtatatattttgaaaatagcgATATTCTTGAAAACGACAACATAGAAGAGAGGCATAGCCATGCCTATGTCTGTCTATACCGTACGTCATTAATCTGCGTATTAGGCCGCGAATAGAAAATCGCACGTTTTTACATCAATGAAAGGTCTCCGGCTCGGCTCGGCTAGTTCAAATTATAAgcacgtttgaaattttcaataattatatCAAAGTTTTATTCTAAATCACGTTAtagtttaaaaaagaaaaaattgataaatacgCAAACGTTAAGGCTTGTTAGAAAAGTTGACAGTTTGATCCTATGTTTTGGGGGAAAACAGGtcatgaattattcaatttatgaaGGGCCAACAGTTGACAagattttacaacattttaatcCCACTAAAAATACGGACACAAACAAAGCCAGTCGGCGCAGATTATCTTGCAACATATTGTTGTCAAACTGTAAGCTTTTCGTGGATTCTAAATCGAATTCAAAACTTAATAGTTGTAACAAATACGATCTTGTGTATGATGACTTTGAACGAAACATTTCCTATGTATTTCTTATTTAATGTGGTACGTTACCGTGCAGATTATCGGAGCTGGAAGTTTTGCAAACGTGATGTACTTATAGGAAGAACTTATAAATTTAGCTTTGGGCTTTATTTTCaggctaggtacctacctactgactATGAGTGCTGAGTCATCTACCAAAATGTAGACTTTATTAGGACTGAAATACGTATACTATACTTACTtcattttgtggcaaaaaatgtGCCTTCGTTGTACTGTAGGTGTAAGCAGATTAAATTGGTAGGTAATACTTACACTCCTACAGACGCTTTAATCGTCGCAGCAACTTAATAAAAATATGTGAACTGAAATTAAATTAGGAGTAGGCTGTAAAATGCTACgctgaaaatttctttcattcACTTTATCTGGCTGACTAAAAAagcaaagtaaaaaaattatgatggagAAGCTtgcaaataaatttaaaaaacaatcaaataaattattttcttttgaaaaaaaagttgaaaaaataaaattgtaaaattaattgaacCCTCATCATGTAGGATTCCACTGCATGTGCAGAATCTTCAGATCCACCACTACTCATTcacatatgtatttaaaatcatgaaaaactaaaaaagaatctactattttcacaaaattaaattaaaataggtaggtattcaaaagtCGAAACGTGCTCTACAAGTCAAGTAATCCTATCTCGATGGACATACATTATGAAAACAACGCGTATGCAATACTGTTGTTAAAAATCATCGCAGAGAATATCATTGCACAATAAAACAATACGTTTTCACTCATTCGAATGAAACATATTAAAAGGGTTTAATAATTACAGATGCTCgctgaatagaaaatttttcaaattttcatttcttcactTTTTACATTATCTACTTAATGTTCCATTTTATTAATATCAAGTGGAGCGTTATTATTAAAGTGGAATAATGGGAAGTTATAAAACTTATTTATGGTTGGTGTCGTATAAACGTCATGGCGAGGTATGGGGTACCGGGATCGAAAGAAATGAGGTGTGAAAAAGGTAGCATAGCTTCGCAACCGTAGGCGTTATTTGTCGCATAATAA
This region of Planococcus citri chromosome 5, ihPlaCitr1.1, whole genome shotgun sequence genomic DNA includes:
- the crc gene encoding activating transcription factor of chaperone isoform X2; the protein is MSFYYHRHYWAIKSEPFDWFATEKSIDLPFFDNVPSPQQYYNPQKLQNNVQRFHNYAFQAANEIKNEPEMPNGEFSYDGALTGLRGPPLTLTSAAAPSPQHLFVYTSPVHTQSSVAQPTTSVAPGPISPMTSVPLPSMTTIPMPLPSPVSPVSPVPSIESAWVKAETLTPPDSPKDDEILKLLQEIETDEIGQLAMARKILQEIEPDELEQLVMTRVDDMTSTYSEKSCSMDDFSDCGGASSPSQGSDSGLDDPEWSPPRRMKSVSGYSSAASSSTASGTTSSRRKSKPYSRPPPEDRKIRKKEQNKNAATRYRMKKKAEVEEVRNEEKQLEDRNKELKDKLEDINREVKYLKSLMRDVYRKKGLIK
- the crc gene encoding uncharacterized protein crc isoform X1, with the protein product MEDLMMEWPPANSSLEPLRPLSPNVFDQDDIADLGLSVGNGRKLSRSEIAGKLLDHLDELNSEESEPFDWFATEKSIDLPFFDNVPSPQQYYNPQKLQNNVQRFHNYAFQAANEIKNEPEMPNGEFSYDGALTGLRGPPLTLTSAAAPSPQHLFVYTSPVHTQSSVAQPTTSVAPGPISPMTSVPLPSMTTIPMPLPSPVSPVSPVPSIESAWVKAETLTPPDSPKDDEILKLLQEIETDEIGQLAMARKILQEIEPDELEQLVMTRVDDMTSTYSEKSCSMDDFSDCGGASSPSQGSDSGLDDPEWSPPRRMKSVSGYSSAASSSTASGTTSSRRKSKPYSRPPPEDRKIRKKEQNKNAATRYRMKKKAEVEEVRNEEKQLEDRNKELKDKLEDINREVKYLKSLMRDVYRKKGLIK